The Candidatus Omnitrophota bacterium genome window below encodes:
- the rpoC gene encoding DNA-directed RNA polymerase subunit beta': MLTEGQKEYDCITIKIASPQVIRSWSHGSVKKAETLNYRTLKPEKDGLFCEKIFGPVRDWECNCGKYKGIKFKGITCDRCGVTITRSSVRRERMGHIDLACPVTHIWFYKAVPSRLAALLEVGLRDLEKIIYYEEYIVVDPGGTSLKKKELLNEDKYQECLLKYPGGFKAKIGAEAVRDLLREIDISALCKKLRKDLEKANPTGTNIKKIAKVLNIAEEFKNSGNLAEWMILDVLPVIPPDLRPLVPLEGGRFATSDLNDLYRRVINRNNRLKKLLDLNAPEIIIRNEKRMLQEAVDALLDNGRHGRPVLGSGNRPLKSLSDMLKGKQGRFRMNLLGKRVDYSGRSVIVVGPELKLHQCGLPKKMALELFEPFIIRKLREKGFVHTIKGAKRMVERAKIEVWDILDEVIKDHPVMLNRAPTLHRLSVQAFQPLLVEGKAIKLHPLVCAAFNADFDGDQMAVHVPLSLEAQIECRIELLSVNNIFSPADGRPVIAPTQDVILGLYYLTKDKAGGNSEGKLFSNAQEVLIANNDGLIDLHTRIKLKLKGHVWGDEKPSLVIPQEESGKKDDKKKSEEVHQHIPIIETTVGRVMLNEILPEGFGYVNETLNKKRVGAIISDCYKRFAQHRTVVLLDALKDIGFKWATLGGISIGIADLLIPKEKEDAIKSAKQEVGKVEDQYRKGIITERERYNKIIDVWTHATESLSDLVFKEMDPFNPVFIMADSGARGSRLQVRQLSGMRGLMAKPSGEIIENPITASFREGLTVLEYFISTHGARKGLADTALKTADAGYLTRRLVDVAQEIVISEIDCGTVNGITVSAIIEGDEVVVSLKERIVGRVALDNIVDVITDQLIVEAGEQISEDKAEVIEQLGMEKVRIRSVLTCESERGLCVKCYGRNLATQRLVEIGEAVGIIAAQSIGEPGTQLTMRTFHIGGTASRAIEQSYIRSKSEGLIKYHKLRVVQKGKEFVVLNRNGSISINDEFGREFERHQLPQGATITVEDGGKIGKGIIFVSWDPYTIPIITEVRGVVNFEDIKDDVTVRQEQNPVTGITECVVVEHKQDFHPQIIVTDEKKEVLGIYSIPVGAHILVKDNQTVNGGELLAKIPRGVGKTRDITGGLPRVAELFEARRPKDPAVISEIDGFVEFGEDKKGLRTIVVRSTTGMSKDYTIPHGKHPTVYKGDRVFAGQQLTEGPVVPQDILRVCGDKVLQEYLLNEVQEVYRLQGVRINDKHLELIISQMLKKVRIDDGGDTPFLVGQQIDRVLFKRANEKVLKEKGKPASATPLLLGITKVSLTTESFISAASFQETTRVLTEAAASGKTDLLRGLKENVIVGHLIPAGTGFYRHHDVEIVKHANDSAADTKEQKPQEEKE; the protein is encoded by the coding sequence ATGCTGACAGAAGGACAGAAAGAATACGATTGCATTACGATTAAGATTGCCTCACCGCAGGTCATTCGCTCTTGGTCCCACGGTTCAGTGAAAAAAGCGGAAACGCTTAACTATCGAACTTTGAAGCCGGAAAAGGACGGGCTTTTTTGCGAAAAGATCTTTGGCCCGGTTCGTGACTGGGAATGTAATTGCGGTAAATATAAAGGCATTAAGTTCAAGGGCATTACCTGCGATCGTTGCGGCGTTACGATCACTCGCTCATCGGTCCGTCGGGAACGCATGGGCCATATTGATTTGGCGTGTCCGGTAACACACATTTGGTTCTATAAAGCTGTCCCAAGCCGTTTGGCGGCTCTTCTCGAAGTCGGCTTACGTGACCTAGAAAAGATTATTTATTATGAAGAATATATTGTTGTTGACCCCGGTGGAACTTCTCTTAAGAAAAAAGAATTACTCAATGAGGACAAATATCAAGAATGTCTTTTAAAATATCCCGGTGGTTTTAAAGCGAAGATCGGCGCCGAAGCCGTTCGCGATCTTTTAAGAGAAATTGATATCAGCGCTCTTTGCAAAAAACTTCGTAAAGATCTAGAAAAAGCAAATCCGACCGGAACGAATATCAAAAAGATCGCCAAGGTGCTTAATATCGCCGAGGAATTTAAGAATTCCGGCAATTTGGCGGAGTGGATGATCTTAGATGTCCTTCCCGTTATTCCTCCCGACCTGCGTCCTTTAGTTCCTCTAGAAGGCGGGCGTTTTGCCACATCAGACTTAAATGATCTCTATCGCCGTGTCATTAATCGCAACAATCGTTTAAAGAAATTGTTGGATTTGAATGCTCCGGAAATTATTATTCGTAATGAAAAACGTATGCTGCAGGAAGCCGTTGACGCGCTTTTAGATAATGGCCGTCACGGACGTCCGGTGCTTGGTTCCGGAAATCGTCCCTTAAAATCTTTATCAGATATGTTAAAGGGTAAGCAGGGAAGATTCCGTATGAATCTTTTAGGTAAACGCGTGGATTATTCCGGACGTTCTGTTATCGTCGTCGGACCGGAATTGAAATTGCATCAATGCGGGCTTCCTAAAAAGATGGCTCTGGAACTTTTTGAACCATTCATTATCCGTAAATTACGCGAAAAAGGTTTTGTCCATACGATCAAGGGTGCTAAGAGAATGGTAGAACGCGCCAAGATCGAAGTATGGGATATCTTAGATGAAGTTATCAAAGATCATCCTGTGATGCTCAACCGTGCTCCGACATTGCATCGTTTAAGCGTTCAGGCATTCCAGCCGCTTTTAGTCGAAGGAAAGGCTATCAAGCTCCATCCATTAGTTTGCGCGGCTTTTAACGCGGACTTTGACGGAGACCAAATGGCCGTGCACGTTCCTTTATCTTTGGAAGCGCAGATCGAGTGCCGTATTGAGCTGCTTTCCGTTAATAATATTTTCTCTCCAGCCGACGGCCGTCCGGTCATCGCTCCAACACAAGATGTTATTTTGGGGCTTTATTATCTTACAAAGGATAAAGCCGGCGGAAATTCGGAAGGAAAATTATTTTCTAATGCCCAAGAAGTTCTGATCGCGAATAATGACGGGCTCATTGATTTGCATACGCGCATTAAACTTAAATTAAAAGGGCATGTTTGGGGAGATGAGAAGCCTTCTTTAGTCATTCCTCAGGAAGAATCCGGAAAAAAAGACGACAAGAAAAAATCCGAAGAGGTCCATCAGCATATTCCTATTATCGAGACAACCGTCGGGCGAGTTATGCTTAATGAAATCCTGCCGGAAGGTTTTGGTTATGTGAATGAAACATTAAATAAAAAGAGAGTCGGTGCTATCATTTCCGATTGCTATAAACGCTTTGCACAGCACAGAACTGTTGTTCTTTTGGATGCCCTGAAAGATATCGGTTTTAAATGGGCCACGCTCGGCGGTATTTCGATCGGCATTGCTGATCTGCTTATTCCTAAAGAAAAAGAAGATGCGATCAAATCAGCGAAGCAAGAAGTCGGCAAGGTGGAAGATCAATATCGCAAAGGTATTATTACCGAACGTGAACGCTACAATAAGATCATTGACGTTTGGACGCATGCGACTGAATCATTGTCAGATCTCGTTTTCAAAGAAATGGATCCTTTTAATCCGGTTTTTATTATGGCGGATTCCGGAGCGCGCGGGTCGCGTCTTCAGGTGCGTCAGCTTTCCGGTATGCGCGGACTTATGGCGAAACCGTCGGGTGAGATCATCGAAAATCCGATCACGGCCAGTTTCCGTGAAGGCTTAACAGTTTTGGAATATTTTATTTCAACACACGGTGCGCGAAAAGGTTTGGCTGATACGGCTTTAAAAACCGCGGATGCCGGTTACTTGACACGCCGATTGGTTGACGTTGCTCAAGAAATTGTTATTTCCGAAATTGATTGCGGCACTGTTAACGGTATTACCGTTTCTGCCATTATTGAAGGAGACGAAGTTGTCGTTAGCTTAAAAGAAAGAATCGTTGGCCGCGTTGCTTTAGATAATATCGTGGATGTTATTACGGATCAGCTGATCGTCGAAGCCGGCGAACAAATTTCCGAAGATAAAGCGGAAGTCATCGAACAGCTTGGCATGGAAAAAGTGCGCATCCGCAGTGTTTTGACTTGCGAATCTGAGCGTGGCCTTTGCGTTAAATGTTACGGGCGCAATTTAGCAACGCAAAGACTTGTGGAAATTGGGGAAGCGGTTGGAATTATTGCCGCGCAAAGTATCGGTGAACCCGGTACGCAGTTGACCATGAGAACTTTCCATATCGGTGGTACGGCGAGCCGTGCGATCGAGCAATCTTATATTCGCTCAAAGAGCGAAGGTCTCATTAAATATCACAAATTACGCGTTGTCCAAAAAGGAAAAGAATTTGTTGTTTTGAACCGGAACGGATCGATCAGCATCAATGATGAATTCGGCCGCGAATTTGAACGCCATCAACTTCCTCAAGGTGCTACCATTACGGTGGAAGACGGCGGAAAAATCGGCAAGGGTATTATCTTCGTTAGCTGGGATCCTTATACGATTCCGATCATCACGGAAGTCAGAGGTGTTGTGAATTTTGAAGACATCAAAGATGACGTGACGGTTCGCCAGGAACAAAATCCGGTGACCGGGATCACAGAATGCGTTGTGGTCGAGCATAAACAAGATTTTCATCCGCAGATCATTGTTACCGACGAGAAAAAAGAAGTTTTAGGGATTTATTCCATTCCGGTCGGCGCTCATATTTTGGTTAAAGATAATCAGACCGTAAACGGCGGAGAGTTGTTGGCCAAGATCCCGCGCGGTGTTGGTAAGACACGCGATATTACCGGAGGTCTTCCTCGCGTTGCGGAATTGTTCGAAGCCAGACGCCCGAAAGATCCGGCAGTTATCAGTGAGATCGACGGCTTTGTGGAATTCGGCGAAGATAAAAAAGGCTTACGTACTATCGTTGTTCGCAGCACGACCGGGATGAGTAAAGATTACACAATTCCTCACGGAAAACATCCTACCGTTTATAAAGGTGACCGTGTTTTTGCCGGGCAACAATTGACGGAAGGGCCGGTTGTTCCGCAAGATATTTTAAGAGTCTGCGGTGATAAAGTTTTGCAAGAATATTTATTGAATGAAGTTCAAGAAGTTTATCGTCTTCAGGGCGTGCGCATTAATGATAAACATCTCGAACTTATTATTTCTCAAATGCTTAAAAAAGTACGCATTGATGATGGCGG
- the rpoB gene encoding DNA-directed RNA polymerase subunit beta encodes MQRRKIKDFSKIQDTFELPGLLDVQLKSYEDFLQKEIASDQRKDQGLEEVFREVFPLESYDGQTRLEYVSYSMGKEKYSCLECQRRGMTYSAPLKVKLRLVTPVDIKEQEVYFGDFPLMTDTGTFIINGDERVVVAQIQRSPGASFEEEMHPTGKSIYHGRIIPSRGAWFEIKYDLNDILLAYIDRRRNFPATQILRIMGLSNAEDMQKMFGDDFSKIKNTLEKDHTTSKEEALLDFYRKMRPTEPATAEVAESLFYRLFFDPKRYDLTKVGRHIINRKLGMNISPDNRVLDIATVVEVMRYLMGLRDGRGTTDDIDHLGNRRIKTVGELVQNQVRIGLARLERSIKERLVVMSNFENLTAHHLINSRLFSNQVQDFFARSQLSQFMDQVNPLAEMTHKRRLSAIGPGGLSRERAGFEVRDVHHTHYGRVCPIETPEGPNIGLISSLTTCARINEFGFIEAPYRKVEDGRVTRRVDYLTADVDETKYIAQANAILDKDGNFTEKDVACRHKTDFPRVLPKKVDYMDVSPKQLVSVATALIPFLEHDDANRALMGSNMQRQAVPLMSTEVPYVGTGMEAKVAKDSGVVVVSKEDGKITRVDAKEIVVGKTTYPLKNFLRSNSNTCVHQKPIVELGEYVKAGQTIADGIGTKDGKIALGRNALVAFMPWRGYNFEDAIIINERLAREDRFTSIHIERFEVEARETRLGNEEITRDIPNVGEDALKDLTEDGIIRVGAEVKAGDILVGKVTPKSEKELSPEERLLRAIFGEKAADIRDTSLTLPPGIEGVVVNVEIFQRSERGRKSKEDKTKELAAIREIKEYYKQEIEFLENEKEKKLCKILGVDKKKFAKMETGEINSDEEARDTMAFFNDKIKELAEEEIQEIERVKRGDELPAGVLKKVIVYVATKRKLSEGDKMAGRHGNKGVVARILPEEDMPFLADGTPVEVILNPLGVPSRMNVGQLLETHLGWAAHALGFNAETPVFNGATEQEIRDLLREANLPEEGKTAVYDGYTGMPFDQKVTIGYIYMMKLNHLVDEKIHARSIGPYSLVTQQPLGGKAHFGGQRFGEMEVWALEAYGAAYTLQEMLTVKSDDVTGRSRIYEAIVKGEQKLTSGTPESFNVLMKELQGLCLDIRTDLSTQSKTEAKKDKQK; translated from the coding sequence ATGCAGAGAAGAAAAATTAAAGATTTTAGCAAAATCCAAGATACCTTTGAATTGCCGGGTCTTTTGGATGTTCAGCTGAAATCATATGAAGATTTTTTGCAAAAAGAAATTGCTTCCGACCAGCGCAAAGACCAGGGATTAGAAGAAGTTTTTCGTGAAGTTTTTCCTTTGGAAAGTTATGACGGCCAGACTCGTCTGGAGTATGTCAGCTATTCCATGGGAAAGGAAAAATATTCTTGCCTGGAGTGTCAGCGCCGGGGAATGACATATTCCGCGCCGTTAAAGGTGAAGCTTCGCTTAGTCACTCCTGTGGACATTAAAGAGCAGGAAGTTTATTTTGGCGATTTTCCTTTAATGACGGATACGGGGACGTTCATTATTAATGGTGATGAGCGGGTTGTTGTTGCCCAGATCCAGCGTTCGCCGGGTGCTTCCTTTGAAGAAGAAATGCATCCTACCGGAAAAAGCATTTACCACGGGCGCATTATTCCTTCCCGTGGCGCTTGGTTTGAAATTAAATACGATCTTAACGATATCCTCTTAGCTTACATTGACCGCCGCAGAAATTTCCCAGCAACCCAGATTTTAAGAATCATGGGGCTTTCCAATGCCGAAGATATGCAGAAAATGTTCGGCGATGATTTTAGTAAAATTAAAAATACTTTAGAAAAAGACCACACCACTTCCAAAGAAGAGGCTTTATTAGATTTCTATCGAAAGATGCGCCCTACCGAACCGGCAACGGCAGAAGTAGCGGAATCATTATTTTATCGATTATTTTTTGATCCCAAACGTTACGACTTAACTAAGGTTGGCCGACACATTATCAACCGAAAATTGGGAATGAATATTTCTCCCGATAATCGTGTTTTAGATATCGCGACGGTCGTTGAAGTTATGCGATATTTGATGGGATTACGCGATGGGCGGGGAACGACCGATGATATTGACCATCTCGGAAATCGCCGCATTAAAACCGTCGGAGAATTGGTTCAAAATCAAGTTCGTATCGGTTTAGCGCGTTTGGAACGCTCCATTAAAGAGCGTTTGGTTGTCATGAGCAATTTTGAGAATTTGACCGCGCATCATCTGATTAATTCAAGGCTTTTTTCAAATCAAGTTCAAGATTTCTTTGCCCGCAGCCAGCTTTCACAATTCATGGATCAGGTTAATCCCTTAGCTGAAATGACGCACAAACGCCGTTTAAGCGCCATCGGCCCGGGCGGTTTATCGCGCGAAAGAGCAGGGTTCGAAGTTCGCGATGTTCACCATACCCATTACGGCCGCGTTTGTCCTATTGAAACTCCGGAAGGCCCGAACATCGGTTTAATTTCTTCTTTGACCACTTGCGCGCGCATCAATGAATTTGGTTTTATTGAAGCTCCTTATCGAAAAGTCGAAGATGGCCGTGTTACACGACGCGTTGATTATTTAACGGCTGATGTCGACGAGACGAAATATATTGCTCAAGCCAACGCCATTCTTGATAAGGACGGAAATTTCACCGAAAAAGACGTTGCCTGCCGTCATAAAACTGATTTCCCGAGGGTTCTTCCCAAAAAAGTAGATTACATGGACGTATCTCCCAAGCAGCTCGTTTCGGTAGCTACGGCGCTTATTCCGTTTTTGGAACACGACGATGCCAACCGTGCTTTAATGGGATCAAATATGCAACGCCAAGCTGTTCCGCTCATGAGTACCGAAGTTCCGTATGTCGGAACCGGTATGGAAGCTAAAGTTGCGAAGGATTCCGGCGTTGTGGTGGTGTCGAAGGAAGACGGAAAAATAACCCGCGTTGACGCCAAAGAGATCGTTGTCGGAAAAACCACGTATCCTTTAAAGAATTTCCTACGCTCCAATTCAAATACATGCGTTCATCAAAAGCCCATCGTTGAGCTTGGCGAATATGTGAAAGCCGGCCAGACGATCGCCGATGGCATTGGCACCAAAGACGGAAAGATCGCTTTGGGACGCAATGCCTTGGTCGCTTTTATGCCTTGGCGTGGATATAATTTTGAAGATGCTATTATCATTAATGAAAGATTAGCCCGCGAAGATAGATTTACTTCCATTCATATCGAGCGCTTTGAAGTTGAAGCCCGCGAAACCCGCCTGGGCAACGAAGAAATTACCCGTGATATTCCTAATGTTGGCGAAGATGCTTTAAAAGACTTGACCGAAGACGGTATTATTCGCGTCGGAGCTGAAGTCAAAGCCGGGGATATCTTGGTTGGAAAAGTAACGCCAAAAAGTGAAAAAGAACTTTCTCCGGAAGAGCGTCTTTTGCGAGCCATCTTCGGCGAGAAGGCGGCGGATATTCGGGACACATCATTAACGCTTCCTCCTGGAATTGAAGGCGTGGTCGTTAATGTTGAGATCTTTCAGCGTAGCGAGCGCGGCCGTAAATCCAAAGAAGATAAAACTAAAGAATTAGCGGCTATTCGCGAGATCAAGGAATATTACAAACAAGAAATTGAATTCTTAGAGAATGAAAAAGAAAAAAAGCTTTGCAAGATCCTTGGTGTTGATAAGAAGAAATTCGCCAAAATGGAAACCGGTGAGATCAACAGCGACGAAGAAGCCCGGGATACCATGGCCTTTTTTAATGACAAGATCAAAGAATTAGCCGAAGAAGAGATCCAGGAAATTGAACGCGTTAAACGCGGCGATGAACTTCCCGCAGGTGTTTTAAAGAAAGTCATTGTTTATGTCGCAACAAAACGCAAGCTTTCCGAAGGTGATAAAATGGCCGGCCGTCACGGGAACAAAGGTGTGGTGGCCAGGATTCTACCCGAAGAAGATATGCCGTTTTTAGCCGACGGAACACCGGTTGAAGTTATTTTAAATCCCTTAGGCGTTCCGTCTCGTATGAACGTCGGACAGCTTTTAGAAACACATTTAGGATGGGCGGCTCATGCGCTTGGATTTAATGCGGAAACCCCTGTTTTTAACGGCGCGACCGAACAAGAAATTCGCGACTTGTTAAGAGAAGCCAATTTACCTGAAGAGGGTAAAACAGCCGTTTATGACGGCTATACAGGAATGCCGTTTGACCAAAAGGTGACCATTGGCTACATCTATATGATGAAGCTTAATCATCTTGTGGATGAGAAAATTCACGCACGTTCCATCGGCCCGTATTCATTAGTTACACAGCAGCCCTTAGGTGGTAAGGCTCATTTCGGCGGACAGCGTTTCGGAGAAATGGAAGTCTGGGCGCTGGAAGCTTATGGCGCGGCATATACATTACAAGAAATGCTAACGGTTAAAAGTGATGATGTTACCGGGCGAAGCCGGATCTATGAGGCGATCGTCAAAGGCGAGCAAAAACTTACCTCTGGGACCCCCGAATCATTTAACGTTTTGATGAAAGAACTGCAGGGTTTGTGTTTGGATATCCGCACGGATCTCAGCACTCAATCAAAAACCGAAGCAAAAAAAGATAAGCAAAAATAA